In one Bryobacteraceae bacterium genomic region, the following are encoded:
- a CDS encoding NADH-quinone oxidoreductase subunit N, producing MPVDFAFPSQVEYIRILPEIILVLFGALIMLLEAFTGEEPRQNTGVVALIGIALAAAGACYAGSMPGPAFQNFLIVDGYGTFFRLLVLVVGFLAVLCSTTYLQRENADSGEYFALVLFSLTGQTLLATANELIMVFIGLEISSIATYILAGFLRNDRRANESAIKYFLLGSFATAFLLYGVAWIYGLTGSTNLNVIRNAVVDPTTAHAPAMIGAAAALMFVGFAFKVSAAPFQAWTPDVYQGAPAPVTAFMSAAPKAAAFAVFIRVYFTGFGGLVERWEPVVWLSALATMIIGNFAALAQSNIKRMLAYSSIAHAGYVMVAVTAHSKIGTEAAMFYLAAYAFMNVGAFAIISHFSRQGERFVNVDDFAGLGRKQPGTAAMFSIFLLSLIGVPLTAGFFGKFYIFRAALDANLVWLTILGLLNSAVAAYYYLRIMVVMYFHEPGEATESLTPLPAGTRLTLWGATAATLVLGIFPSLLLDVARRAAQLR from the coding sequence ATGCCCGTTGATTTCGCATTCCCGAGCCAGGTGGAGTACATCCGGATTCTTCCGGAGATCATCCTGGTCCTCTTCGGCGCCCTGATCATGCTGCTTGAGGCGTTCACCGGCGAGGAGCCGCGCCAGAATACGGGCGTCGTGGCGCTCATCGGCATCGCGCTCGCCGCCGCCGGCGCCTGCTACGCCGGTTCCATGCCTGGTCCGGCCTTCCAGAACTTTCTCATCGTCGATGGCTACGGAACCTTCTTCCGGTTGCTCGTGCTCGTCGTCGGCTTCCTGGCGGTGCTTTGTTCCACCACCTACCTCCAGCGCGAGAACGCGGACTCCGGCGAATACTTCGCTCTCGTCCTCTTCTCGCTCACCGGGCAGACGCTGCTCGCCACCGCCAATGAGCTGATCATGGTCTTCATCGGCCTGGAGATTTCCTCGATCGCCACCTACATCCTGGCTGGCTTCCTCCGGAATGACCGCCGCGCCAACGAGTCAGCCATCAAGTACTTCCTGCTCGGCTCCTTCGCCACCGCGTTTCTGCTCTACGGGGTCGCCTGGATCTACGGTCTCACCGGGTCCACGAACCTGAACGTCATCCGGAACGCCGTTGTCGACCCGACCACCGCGCACGCACCGGCCATGATCGGCGCCGCGGCGGCGCTGATGTTCGTCGGATTCGCCTTCAAGGTTTCCGCCGCGCCGTTCCAGGCCTGGACGCCGGATGTCTACCAGGGCGCGCCCGCCCCGGTCACCGCGTTCATGTCGGCTGCGCCCAAGGCCGCCGCCTTCGCCGTATTCATCCGCGTCTACTTCACCGGCTTCGGCGGATTGGTGGAACGCTGGGAGCCGGTGGTCTGGCTTTCGGCGCTCGCCACCATGATCATCGGGAACTTCGCCGCCCTCGCCCAATCGAACATCAAGCGAATGCTTGCCTACTCTTCGATCGCCCACGCCGGTTACGTCATGGTTGCCGTCACCGCGCACTCAAAGATCGGCACTGAAGCCGCGATGTTCTACCTCGCCGCCTACGCGTTCATGAACGTCGGCGCCTTCGCGATCATCAGCCACTTCTCGCGCCAGGGCGAGCGCTTCGTGAATGTCGACGATTTCGCGGGCCTCGGCCGCAAGCAGCCCGGAACCGCGGCGATGTTCTCCATCTTCCTGCTTTCGCTCATCGGCGTGCCGCTCACTGCCGGCTTCTTCGGGAAGTTCTACATCTTCCGCGCCGCGCTCGACGCGAACCTGGTCTGGCTCACCATCCTCGGCCTGCTCAACAGCGCCGTCGCCGCCTACTACTATCTGCGGATCATGGTGGTGATGTATTTCCACGAGCCCGGCGAAGCCACCGAATCGCTCACGCCGCTTCCTGCCGGCACCCGCCTTACCCTCTGGGGCGCCACTGCCGCTACCCTTGTGCTCGGAATCTTCCCGTCGCTCCTGCTCGACGTCGCCCGCCGCGCCGCGCAACTGCGGTAA